A DNA window from Dehalobacter sp. contains the following coding sequences:
- a CDS encoding ATP-binding protein translates to MNNIQIESWVFQIIDQLNAGSPIEDSRVEIKSQWIPAEKAARRIAAHANAARGQSILWIIGLDEAGKIIGAAHEELANWYPQVASHFDGPTPTFTPLNVYINNKVVVALFFETDRAPYVIKCSGNGPSEREIPWREGTRTRSARRDEIIRILAPLQKLPRLEILDAIAYGHFRPNKPGVLNLLFKVTLYAETYQQETIVIPAHKCQGKFKLASPSGIWNPLYAFQMETLDYSNHSIGISRNPTIISTGYELIINGPGRISLHTRGNIEYSENLGGSSIETIIELLPAMLDIPIQLEVSLYFSPCDNNPNRWVLSEQTPIYVE, encoded by the coding sequence ATGAATAATATTCAAATTGAGTCTTGGGTATTTCAGATAATTGACCAATTAAATGCCGGAAGCCCAATCGAAGATAGCCGGGTCGAGATCAAATCCCAGTGGATACCAGCCGAGAAGGCGGCAAGACGTATCGCTGCTCATGCAAACGCAGCAAGAGGGCAAAGCATACTGTGGATTATTGGACTTGATGAAGCAGGAAAGATAATTGGAGCGGCGCATGAAGAACTGGCCAATTGGTACCCACAAGTCGCATCTCACTTCGACGGTCCTACCCCAACATTCACCCCATTGAATGTCTATATTAATAATAAAGTGGTAGTAGCGTTGTTTTTTGAAACTGATAGAGCCCCGTATGTAATAAAATGCTCTGGGAATGGTCCTTCGGAGAGAGAAATTCCATGGCGTGAAGGAACACGTACCCGATCAGCACGACGTGATGAAATAATAAGAATACTCGCGCCTTTACAAAAATTACCACGACTTGAGATTCTTGATGCTATCGCGTATGGTCATTTTCGTCCCAATAAACCAGGAGTTCTTAACCTTCTCTTCAAAGTTACACTCTATGCTGAGACCTATCAACAAGAAACAATCGTTATCCCAGCTCACAAATGTCAAGGAAAATTCAAGTTAGCATCTCCAAGTGGTATATGGAATCCGCTTTACGCTTTTCAGATGGAGACGCTGGATTATTCAAATCATTCAATTGGAATTTCACGAAATCCTACTATCATCTCAACAGGTTACGAGTTAATCATCAATGGACCGGGGAGGATTTCCTTGCATACAAGAGGAAATATTGAATATTCCGAAAACCTTGGCGGGAGTTCAATAGAAACAATAATTGAGTTATTGCCAGCGATGTTGGACATACCAATTCAATTGGAGGTATCGCTCTACTTCAGCCCTTGTGATAATAATCCAAATCGATGGGTTTTATCTGAACAAACACC